From the Anopheles merus strain MAF chromosome 2L, AmerM5.1, whole genome shotgun sequence genome, the window CATTTCAAacagaaacaacagaaaacaaaaaggatttaaaaatataacttTGTTTGTACCCATATGCTGAAATCCAATATGGTTTCAATAACGGCTTTAACTACTGTGGTGGATTAACGGCATGCGATATCCTAAATCCGCCACTAATTCTAATATGATTTTCGAAAATGTAAAGAATGTTCATTTGACGAAATGTACCGGTCACTTTGGGAATTCGAATATCTTTGGACACCGTACCATTCGAAACACATGCTTTACTAATAATTCGTAAATGAAGGATTTTTTCTTtactaaaactaaaataacgaaactaaaactaaaataaaactgaTTTCCTTGCGTAAGGGATATTAAACATCAAGAGAAAATATTTTactctgattttttttacaaaactcCCAAATGATGCAAATATATTCAAATGTATGGCAACTTATGCAGCCAATCTTATTAAATATATGTAGCACACATGGACACCATTTTCTGCTGCTGTCAATATCGAATTCGCTTTTTACCTGTGAATATTTGCATCTGCTGTGAACGCGTAACATGTGACACggaaaattaattgtttttgttttgccgaaataCGTATGAGATTCAGACGATGAATTCATTCAAAAATGCGTAGGTGTTCTTATATCTTTATCATTGCCTTCTTTGAAATCTATATCGTACACGAGCTAATTAATTACAAAAATGTTCCACCATGCCAACATACCATAAACCCAGTACGACCAGTTAGTTAAAAAAATCTGATCTTTGATGGATTAAAACTTCAATATTTAACACAGTTTTTTCTGTAAATGCCGGTAAAAAAATGGTATAAAAATAGTGTATATAGTTTTATGTGTGAACGTTACGAGCGATGCAATTaatgggcaaaaaaaaacaaaaaaatcaaatttgaatAGATAGAATCTGTATACTGATTTAGTTAAATTAAGTTTTTAGTTATACCCTGTACATGTCCCGAGATTtcataaataattatattGTGAATCAATATGTGAAACATATTAATCTATGGTACGCCTTGGACCGGCTATTGCAAGTAGGACATTCCTTGTAGGTTATCAATGGGAAGAAGCATTTTATAATTATGTGATACCGGTCTATTCGGTTTCATATAAAACCATACATATGACATTGAAATCCCATTATAATTCCCGAGTGAATTGGTTTGATGTCTTGAATGGACAACATCATTAACCTTCTATTAAAGAGGGTCTGTATTTATGACGTTTCTCCATAATTATGGAGCTCAATAAAAACGTACAATATTGTATGGATATCATTAGGATTATTTACGGACTTTGACGTTTATTTAAATGATGCTATAAATCATGTCTTTTTACTAAACGCTTTATGGTTTTACAATTTGATGTAGGgttaaaaattgaattgataCATTTTTGAATAATAACAGAATAAAAACGtgcatatttgttttcttacgAATCGTTCGATTCCAAAtattgtaaaataatttaatagtGCTTCACATACAATATAGCTTCACAGTTTCACAGATTCTTATTAGCTGCATATAAGTTATTCGATACTTTCAACCATTAAGAACCATCGGGTTGCATAAATTTTCACTCTAGCTATATGTAGAATCTAGACAATCTAGAGTGTTATCACGGCAAAAGTTGGATTGACAAACGATGATGCGTACGTAGTTTAAATACATATTAAAACGACATTTTACACAATTGTCCAAGTTCTTATGAATTATTCACACATAATAAGGAATACTTGCATACCCAGAAAACACATACGTTACACATACTTTATACGTTACGTTACAAGCGAATGAAGTGGAGCGGGAAGAGctaaaaagttaaaataaagGAGAGAACGCACTACACCGTGGCAATATTGCGAATGTGTTAAAGATGGACTATTAATTTccaaattttatttatagtaCTATTTTGAGTTGCCTCAAACACAGATTTGTGAAATCATGCGATGTTTGCAACATACAGTGTACTTAAAGTTTGTAGATGTATTATAAAAAACATTCCATAAGTATAAAGACAAAGAGAAAAGTGTATgtcaaaataaaatgcaacatttTGTGATTGTTGTAATCTTCCGTACTGTATAACATTTAATACAAATTTGCTTTGAAGcagttttattgaatttaagCGCGCTGTAACAAAGTATAGTGCTAAATGTTAAATAATTGAGACATGTTTAATGATTAGTTTATTGAATTTCAATGAAATGGTTTTAGTTTTAAATTATATGACTGTTATAACaataatttttcaattaattataTGAATTACAACTACAATTGTTTCATGCATTTAAGTTGGAGATGATTAGTTACCTAGCACAttgattcatttttcccatgtaaataaacaaaaaaagtgaaatgcaaaagcaaaaaactatAACGAAAGTGACAAGAAGCTTATCCTGATCATATTTTATACAATAAACGAATTCAACGAATCGCAATCCAACAGCTTTCCATCATTCCACGAAAAGAATTTAAGACACCTGCAGCATGTTGTTTCATCATCGTCTTATGTCCAAAATATGAAAGCAAAACCTCTAGCCCCTATGATCTAGCCCCTATGAAAGGTGCGTAAAGCAACATTAAGCATCAGCACTCACACTTAAAGGCAACGCTTCTCTTAACACATTGATAAATTGAGTGTCGGAACTGGCAAAACATCGTATTACACACTTCTTCGAAAATAAACATTATGGCATGATCATACCATGGAAAGGGTTTGACAGCAGTTTGATATGCTGTATATAAAATTGTATACATTGCATTCACGACTAACCCCAGTGCCCAGAGCCTGCGGCGTAGGCATACGGCGAAGGCGTAATCCATGCTTACATATGTTATGCGTCCAGATCAGGTAACATAATCATCATCGTTGTAAATCGTTCTCATGTTGACAATACATCAAGCAAACTGCTGTACATGACAGTACATAAAAAGTGCAATAACGTCACAAGGTTAAGGATAGTGTTCAGATAATACTGAATATTTTGATTGGTATTCAGATTTTATTTCCTATACCCTTTTCCGCAACAATATTTTTACCGAAGGAAAATTCCTTTAGATGCTGTTGCTATGCTGTGACAAGATCCACACAATCGTTCCCATGGTCGAGAGGGAAATGACCACTTGAAATTCAGCGGCTTCAAACTAACGAGAAGAAGAATGCTTcgcttatgtgtgtgtgtgtgtgtgtgtgtgtgtgtgtgtgtgtgtgtgtgtgtgtatgtgtatgtgtgtgtatgtgtgtgtatgtgtgtgtgtgtgtgtggtgtgtgtgtgtgtgtgtgtgtgtgtgtgtgtgtgtgtgtgtggtgtgtgtgtggtgtgtggtgtgtgtgtgtggtgtgtgtggtgtgtgtgtgtgtgtgtgtgtgtgtgtgtgtgtgtgtgtgtgtgtgcgtgtgtgtgcgtgtgtgtgcgtgtgtgtgtgtgtgtgtgtgtgtgtgtgtgtgtgtgtgtgtgtgtgtgtgtgtgtgtgtgtgtgtgtgtgtgtgtgtgtgtgtgtgtgtgtgtgtgtgtgtgtgtgtgtgtgtgtgtgtgtgtgtgtgtgtgtgtgtgtgtgtgtgtgtgtgtgtgtgtccggaGGAAATCAACAGCAGTTAGCAGTGCATTACCGTACATTTTGACTAacttcttttatttctttcattttcagaCTGAggttctgaataaaaaatgtaagtaTTTTAGACTTATTTTCGCTTGCTTATGCTTAACGGATAATTTATTCACCTTCTGAAAAACACTTgtaaataaaccaaataagATTAAATGCAATGTACATATTTATCTCTTAAGCACATATATTTGTAAATATTGTAAATAGCCCTTTTCCATATTGTTTTAGTTATTTTCATAATGAAGTTTCAACAATGCACTTACCAGAATGAAACAGTTAATCAACTACTTCGTCTTGCGTGGATAAAATGAATATCAAGTAGTTCCCAATTAAATCAAGTGCTGCCTAACCCCACGCTCATTGATAGTAGTTGGAGGTTAATTTTAAAAGCAATAAGCACCCGAGTGGGTCATTAGTACAAAAGGCGCAATCTAGTTTCATAATAAAACAGCCTTATTTACACACACTTGAATGAGCGAGACTTCTAAGGAGACATTTATTACACGAGTCAGCCTGCGATCCAGTTGCTAAACATTTTGGATGTTTGCCTGCTATTCCGATGCAAAGTACTGATAGGCTAGATCAGATACGCGATAGGCTCCGTTACCACACGTGTTGGTCGTGTCATCCAGGTCAAGTGTAAAGATTGCTACACCGCCCAGTGAGCTATCGAGTACATAGGTGAACTTCTGCACCAACGTGTCCTCCGTTTCGATTCCAATCCAACTTTTTCCCTTGAAGTAATAGGTTGTAGCCGTAACGCTATCGCTAGCGGAATTGTATTCACCAGCGATATTGCAAAATTCGTAACGAGCGATAAGTCCTGGGCGTTTTGTATTGAAACCTGCCTCGCCAGGTCCAGTGCTACGAGCGCCTACCGCACGCTGATCCTCGCTTGCCAGGACGTATGTGCGACCGAAAGTGGCTACCACGAGGTTCACTTTATTCCGGCGAGCACCAGCCGCCAGCCAAGATGTTACCGTTGAGTTCTAGGATAAGCATGATTAGTGGTTCAGGGAGCAAATGAAccatgaaaattaaaaacaaaaagtatagTACCgactttaaatatttaaaacattgaATACTTACCACACTGACAGCATTGAATGGTGTACTCGAGAATAATGGTGCCAAATTTGCGACAGTATTAGCAGTGTTGGTCGTGAAATTATAAGCATGAAGATTTATCATATCAGCATACCTACACCAGGGTAAAGAACGTTTGTTTTGTCAGCTGTTTTATTTCTCGTAAGATtttgttgaaacattttttttcgttccaaTTGGCATTTAGTCGGATCATCTCCGTTACGCACCAAAGCTACTTACAAGCTTAGCGAAGTGATATCGTACGCATCAGCGAATTGTGCCGAAACGGACACGGACAGTTGCTTGTTAATCATGTACAATCTCGAACGTAGCCTGTTGACAAACCTTGCCAAAGTACTctggaaaaaaaatgaaatgatggCGCACCAAATTAGATTACATTGGGTGGGTGTTTTGATACTTCTCCCACATCCCTATAAGACAAGACAAGATCGGCGCTCTTTCAGCACGCCACCCAAATTGGCCTCCTATACCTTATCGAAATCAATGTTACGTCTGTCTATTTCCACGCCATCGAAGTTGTACTGTTCCAAAAAAATAGCGATACTGTTCACTAACTTTTTGCACCGTCCTGCAATGGCCTGCGTTGGTGGGAGGTGAGcaggaaataaacaaatgaaaaagttttttgtCAGATTTATGTTCACCTCTGCTCTTCTCTGTTCGCCCATTCATGAGGGATGCTAGTTCATGCATGACGAAATGGAAAACACGTGCTTAAATTTAATACAGCAATTGCAATACATTACGTTGGTCAAGTTTTTGCCACCGTCACGATCTGAACTCAGCAGCACGTAcagttttacatttttggtCCTGCGTATGTTCTGAAACTCGTCAAATCCAGCTAGAGACAAATGAGGAAGAAATCAGTATAAGGAAGAATAAACGAGTGAGATACTTCTGAGTGTGTCGTTTAAATCTCGATATTACATGCTGTGTCGTAGTTGCTCAATATGCGAATATCGCCTTGCGCCGTTACACCAACCCCATCATAGACGTAATGAGTGCAACTTGTAGGACTGATGTTTTTGGGAAACGTTGCTGACACGTAGTTTGCTGCTCGGCTGTCGTAATAGCATACGATATCTGTAAAGATGTAAGGTAAAACAAAAGCCAGCAATAGCATAATTTCTTTACCGTGTGCCAGTCACGGCGTCTGATAAATTGATGCTAATCAGCATCGACTGGCACGTCTAACGCCAATCATCTGGACATCTCTTAATAATCATCTTATGCTCTCTTGATCCCATCGCTCGCCTGTCATTAAACATTTAATGGGCTCATTAGTACTAATCTTCTCGAACATTTCAGTTTTGCTTCCATTATCATATCCCACG encodes:
- the LOC121594005 gene encoding chitotriosidase-1-like, with the protein product MLCSVVFLVLISITIGATKNIVCYYDSRAANYVSATFPKNISPTSCTHYVYDGVGVTAQGDIRILSNYDTASGFDEFQNIRRTKNVKLYVLLSSDRDGGKNLTNAIAGRCKKLVNSIAIFLEQYNFDGVEIDRRNIDFDKSTLARFVNRLRSRLYMINKQLSVSVSAQFADAYDITSLSLYADMINLHAYNFTTNTANTVANLAPLFSSTPFNAVSVNSTVTSWLAAGARRNKVNLVVATFGRTYVLASEDQRAVGARSTGPGEAGFNTKRPGLIARYEFCNIAGEYNSASDSVTATTYYFKGKSWIGIETEDTLVQKFTYVLDSSLGGVAIFTLDLDDTTNTCGNGAYRVSDLAYQYFASE